The sequence CGCGAACTGCCCCTGGATGTCCGGGCCTTGGCGGTGTGTGGGGCATCTCTCGCCCCGTTCGAGAACCAGCAGGTCAGCGGGCTCGGGTCGGCCATTCGGCGGACACACGGACGGTCCTGCCGAGTGGCCCGGCGAAGAGGCGGCGCCTAACGTCGTACTAATATATCCGGCTTGTTACCGAGCTGGAGCCGGACAACCCCAGGCAGACCTGCGGGCCCGCCAGCGCCCCGGAGGCTTCCGGGTTCGAGACGCGAGGACCGGATGGCAGCCATACACGAGGGCAGTGCCCTTGGGCTCGACGAGGAGATCCGCGAGCAGTTCGGCGACAGGGCACGCTTCTCCGCGGGGCCGGCCGCCTCGCCGCGCACGCTGGTGGACGTCTTCGACGCGACCGTGCGGTCGTATCCGGACGAGCCGGCCCTGGACGACGGGACGACGAGCCTGACGTACCGGGCGCTGGCCGCCGAGGTGGAGCGTCTGCGGCAGCGGCTCGCGGGCGCGGGGGTCGGGCTCGGGGACCGGGTCGGTGTGCGGGTTCCCTCGGGGACCAATGAGCTGTACGTGGCGATTCTCGCGGTCCTCGCCGCCGGTGCCGCCTATGTGCCCGTCGACGCGGAGGACCCGGACGAGCGGGCCGAGCTGGTGTTCGGGGAGGCGGAGGTGCGGGCCGTCATCGGGGCCGGGCACTCCCTCTCCGTGCAGGCCGGCTCCGGCTCCCCCGCCGGACGGCCCCGTACCGGGCACGACGCCTGGATCATCTTCACCTCAGGGTCGACCGGGAAGCCCAAGGGCGTCGCCGTCACGCACCGCGGCGCCGCCGCCTTCGTGGACGCCGAGGCGGCCCTCTTCCTCGTCGACGAGCCGATCGGGCCCGGCGACCGGGTCATGGCGGGGCTCTCCGTCGCCTTCGACGCGTCCTGCGAGGAGATGTGGCTGGCCTGGCGGTACGGCGCCTGTCTGGTGCCCGTCCCGCGGTCTCAGGTCAGAAGCGGTGCCGATCTGGGGCCCTGGCTGGTCGAGCAGGAGATCACGGTCGTGTCGACCGTGCCGACACTGGCCGCGCTGTGGGAGCCCGAGACGCTCAACGACGTACGGCTGCTGATCTTCGGCGGTGAGGCCTGTCCGCCCGAGCTGGCGCAGCGGCTGGTCACCGAGGGGCGCGAGGTGTGGAACACCTACGGGCCGACCGAGGCGACGGTCGTGGCCTGTGCGTCGCTGCTCACGGGTGAGGAGCCGGTGCGGATCGGGCTTCCGCTGAACGGCTGGGAGCTGGCCGTCGTCGACGAAGCCGGTGAGCCCGTGCCCATGGGCGGCAGCGGGCAGCTGGTGATCGGCGGGGTCGGGCTCGCGCGGTATCTCGACGCCGAGAAGGACGCCGAGAAGTACGCGCCGCTCACGTCGCTGGGCTGGGAGCGGGCCTATCGCAGCGGTGACCTGGTGAAGGCCGAGCCCGAGGGGCTGATCTTCCTGGGGCGGGCCGACGAGCAGATCAAGCTCGGCGGGCGGCGGATCGAGCTCGGCGAGGTGGATGCCGCGCTGCAGGCGCTGCCCGGGGTCGCCGGGGCCGCCGCTGCCGTGCGCACCGCCCGCAGCGGCAATCAGCTCCTCGTCGGGTACGTCGTCACACAGGACGGCTGGGACCACGCGGCGGCCGTCGAGAAGCTGCGCGCGGAGCTTCCGGCCGCGCTGGTGCCGCTGCTCGCGCCGGTCGCCGAACTGCCGACCCGTACGTCGGGAAAGGTGGACCGGGGCGCCCTGCCCTGGCCGCTGGAGGGCGTGGAGGCCCCCAAGGCCGACCTGTACGGCACCGAGGCCTGGCTCGCCGAGCAGTGGGCGGAGGTGCTGGGCATCCCGGTGACCGGCGCCACCGACGACTTCTTCGCGATCGGCGGCGGCAGTCTGGCCGCCGCCCAGCTCACCACCCGGCTGCGCACCCGCTACCCGAGCGCCGCCGTCCTCGACATCTACCAGCAGCCCACCCTGCGCAAGCTGGCCCGGCGCCTGGAGGCCTCGGCGCAGGACGACGGCGCGCGGCGGACGGTCGCCCCGGTCCCGCCGCGTGCCCAGGCCGTCCAGCTTCTCCTGCTCGTCCCGCTGGTCACGCTGCTCGGGCTGCGCTGGACGGTGCTCCTGGCCGCCGCCGGGAACCTGCTGCCCGGCTACGCCTGGCTGCCGACGGCCCCCTGGTGGCTGCTCGCGGCCTGCGCGCTGCTGTTCTTCAGCCCGCCCGGCCGGATCGCGCTCGCGGCGGGCGGGGCGCGGCTGCTGCTGCGGGGCCTCGAGCCCGGGCGGTATCCGCGCGGCGGGAGCGCGCATCTGCGGCTGTGGACCGCCGAGCGGCTGGCCGAGTTCAGCGGGGCCACCTCGCTGACCGGATCCTGGCTGGAGCGGTACGCGCGGGCGCTGGGCGCCAAGGTGGGGCCCGAGGTGGACCTGCACTCGCTGCCGCCGGTCACCGGCATGCTCCGGCTGGGGCGCGGGGCGGCCGTGGAGTCCGAGGTGGACCTGAGCGGGTACTGGCTGGACGGTGACCGGCTGGAGGTCGGGCCGGTGAGGATCGGCGCGCACGCCGTCGTCGGGACGCGCAGCATGCTGTTCCCGGGCGCGCGGGTCGGCAAGCGGGCCGAGGTGGCGCCGGGTTCCGCGGTCACCGGGCAGGTGCCCACCGGCCAGCGGTGGGCGGGCGCGCCCGCGGTCAAGCTCGGCAAGGCCAAGCGCAACTGGCCCAAGGAGCGGCCGCAGCGGGGCACGTACTGGCGGGTGATGTACGGCGTGGCGGGCATCGCGCTCGGCGCCCTGCCGTTGCTCGCGGGCGTGGCCGCGCTGCTGGTCGCCCGGGTCTTCGTCACCCCCGGCAGCTCACTCACCCAGGCCCTGCGCGGGGCCGCGCTCGGGCTGGTCCCGGCCACGCTCGCCTACGGGCTGGCGTACGCGCTGCTGATCCTGATCGCCGTACGGCTGCTCAGCCTGGGCCTGCCCGAGGGCACGCATCCGACGCACAGCCGGGTCGGCTGGCAGGCGTGGACCGTGACGCAGCTGATGGACCGGTCCCGCCAGACGCTGTTCCCGCTGTACGCCGGGCTGGTCACGCCGGTGTGGCTGCGGCTGCTGGGGATGCGGATCGGGCGGGGCGCCGAGGTGTCGACGGTGCTCGCGCTGCCGAGTCTGACCACCGTCGGCGAGGGGGCCTTCCTGGCCGACGACACGCTGACGGCGCCGTACGAGCTCGGTGGTGGCTGGGTGCGGATCGGGCGTGCGCAGATCGGGCGGCGGGCCTTCCTCGGGAACTCCGGGATGACCGCTCCGGGACGCAGCGTGCCGGACGGCGGCCTGGTGGGCGTGCTGTCGGCGACACCGAAGAAGGCCAAGAAGGGCACCTCGTATCTGGGGCTGCCGCCGGTGAAGCTCCCACGCAGCGCCGCCGACGCGGATCAGAGCCGTACCTACGACCCGCCGGCCCGGCTGCTGTGGGCGCGCGGTCTGGTGGAGCTGTGCCGGATCGTGCCGGTGCTGTGCTCGGCCGGGCTGGCCGCGGGGACGGTGGCGGCGCTGTGTGCGCTGGGCCCGTGGGCCTGGGCGCTGTCGGGTGCGGTGCTGCTCGGGGCGGGTGCCCTGGCGGCGGTCGTCTCGGTCGTCGCGAAGTGGCTGCTCGTGGGGCGGCACCGGACCGGGGAGCATCCGCTGTGGAGCTCCTTCGTGTGGCGCAACGAGCTGGCGGACACGTTCGTGGAGGTGCTGGCGGTGCCGTGGCTGGCCGGGGCCGTGCCGGGGACGCCGGTGATGACGGCGTGGCTGCGCGGGCTCGGCGCGCGCATCGGCAGGGGCGTGTGGGTGGAGAGCTACTGGCTGCCGGAGACGGATCTGGTGACCCTGGAGGACGCCGCCACGGTCAATCGTGGCTGTGTGCTGCAGACGCACCTCTTCCACGACCGGATCTTGCGGACGGATACTGTGGTCCTCCGTGAGGGCGCCACACTGGGCCCTGGCGGGATCGTGCTGCCCGGCAGCACGGTCGGGGCCCGTACGACCCTGGGTCCCGCGTCGCTCGTCATGGCCGCGGAGTCCGTCCCGGACGACACCCGCTGGCTCGGCAACCCGATCGAGGCATGGCGTCCGTGAGCGCGGCCTTCTCGGGGCCGGTGGGCGGTGCACCGGCACGGAGTGGTGGCACAGCGCAGGGAGCGGACACAGCAGTGGCAGTTCAGCAGTCGGTCGGCCCGGACCCGTACTTCCCGGACAACGGTGACTCCCGCTACCGGGTGCACCGCTACGAGCTCACGCTGGACTACCGCCCGGGGCCGAACCGGCTGGCGGGCACGGCCCGGATCAACGCCATCGCGGGACGGGCGGCGCTCACCGAGTTCCAGCTCAATCTGGCCGACTTCAAGATCGGCCGGGTGCGGGTGGACGGCCGGCAGCCGCACTACACGCACCGCGGCGGCAGGCTGCGCATCCGCCCGGCCAAGCCGGTCCGGGCCGGGGCCGCCTTCACCGTCGAGGTGCACTGGTCCGGCAACCCCAGGCCGGTCTCCAGCCCCTGGGGCGGGATCGGCTGGGAAGAGCTGTCGGACGGGGCGCTGGTGGCGAGCCAGCCGATCGGGGCGCCGTCCTGGTACCCGTGCAACGACCGGCCCGCCGACAAGGCGTCGTACCTGATCTCGGTCACCACACCGTCCGCGTACGCGGTGGTCGCGGGCGGGCGCCTGCTGACCCGTACGACGAAGGCCTCGACGACCACCTGGGTGTACGAGCAGGCCGCGCCCACGTCCAGCTATCTGGTCGGTCTCGCGATCGGCAAGTTCCAGACGGTGCTGCTGGGCGACCCGGGACCGGGCGGCATCCCGCAGCACGGGCACATCCCGGCGCATCTGCTCCCGGAGTTCTCCCGGGACTTCGCGCGGCAGCCCGCGATGATGGAGCTGTTCCAGGAGCTGTTCGGGCCGTATCCGTTCGACGAGTACGCGGTCGCGGTGACGGAGGAGGAGCTCGATGTGCCCGTCGAGGCACAGGGGTTGTCGCTGTTCGGCTCCAACCACGTGGACGGCGCGAGGGGTTCGGAACGGCTGGTGGCGCACGAGCTGGCGCACCAGTGGTTCGGCAACTGCGTGTCCATCGCCGACTGGCGGCAGATCTGGCTGAACGAGGGCTTCGCCAAGTACGCGGAATGGCTGTGGTCCGAGCGCTCGGGCGGCCGCAGCACCCAGCAACTGGCCGCCGTCGCACACCAGTTGCTGTCCACGCTGCCGCAGGATCTGCGGCTGGCCGACCCGGGCCGCAAGTCGATGTTCGACGACCGGCTCTACGAGCGGGGCGGCCTGACCCTGCACGCGGTGCGCTGCGCGCTCGGCGACGACGCGTTCTTCCTCATGCTGCGCAGCTGGGTGCGGCTGCACCGGAACGGGACGGTGACGACGGCGGCGTTCACCGCGCATGTGGCCCGGTTCACCCACGGACCGCTGGACGGGCTGTTCCAGGAGTGGGTGTACGGGTCGAAGCTGCCGCCACTGCCGTCGCTCGGCACGCGCACGACGGTCTAGCCGGGGCCGTACCCGCACGCTTCGGTCCGTCGCGACGGCGCCCGGCCCGTACGGCGTCGTCCGGCGGTGCCGGACTCAGCGCGGCCCGGTCGGAGCGGGCCCACCCGCTCCTTGACGTCGGCGATCCCGGCGGCCACGGACGGGCCGTCGGTCACGTCGAACACCGCCGTGCGCACCCGGTCGCCGGGCCGTGCGGCCGCCGATGTCGAAGAGAGGGCGGGCCGTCATCGCCGTATCGCTCCCAGCCGAGCCGTGACGTTCCTAGACGACCAGGGACAGCAGCAGGACCAGACCGCCGGCGACCACCGAGATGATCGTCTCCATCACCGACCAGGTCTTGACGGTCTGTCCGACGCTCAGCCCGAAGTACTCCTTCACCAGCCAGAAGCCGGCGTCGTTGACATGGCTGAAGAAGAGCGAGCCGGAACCGACGGCCAGGACGAGCAGAGCGGTGTGGGTGGTCGACATGTCGGCGGCCAGCGGGGCCACGAGACCCGCGGCCGAGACGGTCGCCACCGTGGCCGAACCCGTCGCCAGCCGGATCGCCACCGCGATCAGCCAGGCCAGCAGGAGCGCCGGGACCGACCAGTCCTTGGAGATCTCCAGGATCATCCGGCCCACGCCGCAGTCGATGAGCGTCTGCTTGAAGCCGCCGCCCGCGCCGACGATCAGGAGGATGCCGGCGATCGGCATCAGGCCCTTCTCGACGGTCTGCTGGAGGCGCTCCTTGCCGAACCCGGCGGGCCGGCCCAGGGTGAAGAAGCCGAGGAGCACGGCGGCGAGCAGCGCGATCAGCGGGGAGCCGATGACGTCCAAGACCCGCTGGGTCATCCGGGTGGGGTCGTCGACGACGATGTCCACCAGGGCCTTGGCCAGCATCAGCACCACGGGCAGCAGCACGGTGGCGAGGGTCGCGCCGAAGCCGGGCCGGTGCTCCAGTTCCTCGGAGGCGCGCTGCGGGAGCATGCGGTCGGGCACCGGGACGTCCACCCAGCGGACGGCGAACCGCGAGAAGACCGGACCGGCGATGATCACCGTCGGTATCGCGACCAGGATGCCGAGCGCCAGGGTCACCCCCAGGTTGGCCTTGACCGCGTCGATCGCGACCAGCGGGCCGGGGTGCGGCGGGATCAGGCCGTGCATCACGGACAGACCGGCCAGGGCCGGGATGCCGATGCGCATGACGGGGTAGTTGCCGCGCTTGGCGACCATCAGCACGACCGGGATCAGCAGCACGATGCCGACCTCGAAGAAGAGCGGCAGACCGATCACGGAGGCGATCAGCACCATCGCCCAGGGCATGGCGCGGCCCTGCGCCCTGGCGAGGATCGTGTCCACGATCTGGTCCGCGCCGCCGGAGTCGGCGAGCAGCTTGCCCAGGATCGCCCCGAGCGCGATCAGGACGCCGACGCCGGCCACCGTGCCGCCCAGGCCGGTGGTGAAGCTGGTGATCACCTTGTCGAGCGGCGCCCCGGCGACGGCCCCGAGCGCCAGCGAGCCGAGGGTCAGGGCCAGGAAGGCGTGCAGCTTGAACTTGGTGATGAGGAAGACGATGACGGCGATGCCCGCCAGGACGGCGATGCCCAGTCGGGCATGACCGGCCGAGGTGATCGGCTGGACGGTGTCCGCTGCCAGCATCCCGACGCTGAGTCTGGTCACGGGGTTCCCTTGCAGGTACGGGGGTGGGTGCTAGGCGGAGGTGTCGGGAAGCGCGTCCAGTGCCCGCACGGCGCGTTCGGTGATCTCCTCGGGGCTGCCGCCGACGTCCACGGCGACTCCGGCCTCGTCGGCCTGGAGTGGTTGCAGCGCGGCGAACTGGGAGTCCAGCAGCGCGGTCGGCATGAAGTGGCCCCGCCGCCGGGACATCCGGTCCTCGATGAGCTTCCGGTCGCCCGTCAGATGCACGAAGACGATCCCTGGGGCCACGGCCCTGAGCCTGTCGCGGTACGACCGCTTCAGCGCGGAGCTGCTGACCACACCGCCCAGCCCGGCCCGTCCGTGCGCCCAGCGGCCGATGGCGTCGAGCCACGGCCACCGGTCGGCGTCGTCGAGCGGGATCCCGGCCGACATCTTGTCGACGTTGGCCTTGGGGTGGAAGTCGTCGCCCTCGGCGTAGGGGACGCCCAGCCGGGCGGCGAGCAGCGGACCGATCGTGGTCTTGCCCGTCCCGGCGACGCCCATCACCACGACGACGTGGGGGGTACGCATCTCTGCCTCGCTGTCTTCCTCGACATCCGACGCCGACATCCGGCGTCGGCCACACTGAAACCCATTAGGTCCGATGAATTCAAGGGTGTGTGACATATAAGTCTGACTTTTTGTGGCTGTGATCCACGCCGTACGCTGAGTGCATGACCACAGCGGGCCGGGGGCTGCACGGCCGTGTACTGGACACCCTCGGCCCAGCGATCACGGCGGGCGAGTACCCGCCGGGCAGCGTGCTGCGCACGGACGAACTCGCCCAGCATTTCGAGGTGTCGCGCTCCGTGATGCGCGAGGCGGTGCGGGTACTGGAGTCCATGCACCTGGTCGAGTCCCGGCGCCGGGTGGGCGTGACGGTGCGCCCCAGGTCCGAGTGGAACGTCTACGACCCGCAGGTCATCCGCTGGCGTCTGGCGGGCGCCGACCGGCCGCACC is a genomic window of Streptomyces griseochromogenes containing:
- a CDS encoding Pls/PosA family non-ribosomal peptide synthetase codes for the protein MAAIHEGSALGLDEEIREQFGDRARFSAGPAASPRTLVDVFDATVRSYPDEPALDDGTTSLTYRALAAEVERLRQRLAGAGVGLGDRVGVRVPSGTNELYVAILAVLAAGAAYVPVDAEDPDERAELVFGEAEVRAVIGAGHSLSVQAGSGSPAGRPRTGHDAWIIFTSGSTGKPKGVAVTHRGAAAFVDAEAALFLVDEPIGPGDRVMAGLSVAFDASCEEMWLAWRYGACLVPVPRSQVRSGADLGPWLVEQEITVVSTVPTLAALWEPETLNDVRLLIFGGEACPPELAQRLVTEGREVWNTYGPTEATVVACASLLTGEEPVRIGLPLNGWELAVVDEAGEPVPMGGSGQLVIGGVGLARYLDAEKDAEKYAPLTSLGWERAYRSGDLVKAEPEGLIFLGRADEQIKLGGRRIELGEVDAALQALPGVAGAAAAVRTARSGNQLLVGYVVTQDGWDHAAAVEKLRAELPAALVPLLAPVAELPTRTSGKVDRGALPWPLEGVEAPKADLYGTEAWLAEQWAEVLGIPVTGATDDFFAIGGGSLAAAQLTTRLRTRYPSAAVLDIYQQPTLRKLARRLEASAQDDGARRTVAPVPPRAQAVQLLLLVPLVTLLGLRWTVLLAAAGNLLPGYAWLPTAPWWLLAACALLFFSPPGRIALAAGGARLLLRGLEPGRYPRGGSAHLRLWTAERLAEFSGATSLTGSWLERYARALGAKVGPEVDLHSLPPVTGMLRLGRGAAVESEVDLSGYWLDGDRLEVGPVRIGAHAVVGTRSMLFPGARVGKRAEVAPGSAVTGQVPTGQRWAGAPAVKLGKAKRNWPKERPQRGTYWRVMYGVAGIALGALPLLAGVAALLVARVFVTPGSSLTQALRGAALGLVPATLAYGLAYALLILIAVRLLSLGLPEGTHPTHSRVGWQAWTVTQLMDRSRQTLFPLYAGLVTPVWLRLLGMRIGRGAEVSTVLALPSLTTVGEGAFLADDTLTAPYELGGGWVRIGRAQIGRRAFLGNSGMTAPGRSVPDGGLVGVLSATPKKAKKGTSYLGLPPVKLPRSAADADQSRTYDPPARLLWARGLVELCRIVPVLCSAGLAAGTVAALCALGPWAWALSGAVLLGAGALAAVVSVVAKWLLVGRHRTGEHPLWSSFVWRNELADTFVEVLAVPWLAGAVPGTPVMTAWLRGLGARIGRGVWVESYWLPETDLVTLEDAATVNRGCVLQTHLFHDRILRTDTVVLREGATLGPGGIVLPGSTVGARTTLGPASLVMAAESVPDDTRWLGNPIEAWRP
- a CDS encoding gluconokinase, yielding MRTPHVVVVMGVAGTGKTTIGPLLAARLGVPYAEGDDFHPKANVDKMSAGIPLDDADRWPWLDAIGRWAHGRAGLGGVVSSSALKRSYRDRLRAVAPGIVFVHLTGDRKLIEDRMSRRRGHFMPTALLDSQFAALQPLQADEAGVAVDVGGSPEEITERAVRALDALPDTSA
- a CDS encoding M1 family metallopeptidase, which encodes MAVQQSVGPDPYFPDNGDSRYRVHRYELTLDYRPGPNRLAGTARINAIAGRAALTEFQLNLADFKIGRVRVDGRQPHYTHRGGRLRIRPAKPVRAGAAFTVEVHWSGNPRPVSSPWGGIGWEELSDGALVASQPIGAPSWYPCNDRPADKASYLISVTTPSAYAVVAGGRLLTRTTKASTTTWVYEQAAPTSSYLVGLAIGKFQTVLLGDPGPGGIPQHGHIPAHLLPEFSRDFARQPAMMELFQELFGPYPFDEYAVAVTEEELDVPVEAQGLSLFGSNHVDGARGSERLVAHELAHQWFGNCVSIADWRQIWLNEGFAKYAEWLWSERSGGRSTQQLAAVAHQLLSTLPQDLRLADPGRKSMFDDRLYERGGLTLHAVRCALGDDAFFLMLRSWVRLHRNGTVTTAAFTAHVARFTHGPLDGLFQEWVYGSKLPPLPSLGTRTTV
- a CDS encoding GntP family permease, yielding MTRLSVGMLAADTVQPITSAGHARLGIAVLAGIAVIVFLITKFKLHAFLALTLGSLALGAVAGAPLDKVITSFTTGLGGTVAGVGVLIALGAILGKLLADSGGADQIVDTILARAQGRAMPWAMVLIASVIGLPLFFEVGIVLLIPVVLMVAKRGNYPVMRIGIPALAGLSVMHGLIPPHPGPLVAIDAVKANLGVTLALGILVAIPTVIIAGPVFSRFAVRWVDVPVPDRMLPQRASEELEHRPGFGATLATVLLPVVLMLAKALVDIVVDDPTRMTQRVLDVIGSPLIALLAAVLLGFFTLGRPAGFGKERLQQTVEKGLMPIAGILLIVGAGGGFKQTLIDCGVGRMILEISKDWSVPALLLAWLIAVAIRLATGSATVATVSAAGLVAPLAADMSTTHTALLVLAVGSGSLFFSHVNDAGFWLVKEYFGLSVGQTVKTWSVMETIISVVAGGLVLLLSLVV